A segment of the Onychomys torridus chromosome 16, mOncTor1.1, whole genome shotgun sequence genome:
GTGTGGGTTGGAGGCTAGAGGAGCAAATCGGATGTGGGCAGCAGGCATGGAGACTAGGAGTGAATAGGCCTGGAGCACCATGAGAAGGAGAGGCCTGGCAGGGCAGAGCATTGGCTAGCTCTTACCTTTGCGGTAACAGGCAGGACCTGGGTGAGCACCTGCTGACTCTGGCCCAACCACAAAGAGGCCGGACCTTGAGGGATTAAAGGGCTGGAATTagtggtggggaggaggagaaagctgaGAGGTCCCAACTGGAGAGAGAGGCGCTAACCTGAAGAAGAGGCGGGAACCCCCACCAGCGGCCACCGTGTTGATGTCCAGCTGAGGGGCCTGGAGGGTAACACCGGCTGTGCTAGCCTCAAAGACATGCTCAAATTCTCCAGCATAGCGGCTCACATCTGTGGATGTGCCTAATGGGGATGAGATGCCAAGAGTCACCCTAAGACCTGCATCCCCAGCTTCATCCAGCTAGGCGGCTGAGTCTTCCCTCACACACTCCCTTCATACCTCCCATGTCAAAGCCGATGACAGGCTGACCACCTTCCAGCTGGTAGGTAGTAGCTGAGTAGCCCACCACACCACCAGCAGGGCCAGAAAGCACAGCCCTAGAACCACTGAAGGCGTCCATGGGTGCCAGGCCACCATCAGAGCGCATGAAGAGTACTTGCACATCCTGTGAATGGAGAGAATGGAGAGCGATGTTCTGGGCAAGTGAAGGGCTAGGGCCTGGGGCAGGGTGGTCAACCGGCCTCACCTTTAGCTGGCCCTGGAAACCGCGGCTGAAGCCCTGCACGTAGCGCTGGATGGTGGGAGTGAGGTAAGCGTCAGCACAGGCCGTGTGCCCCCGGGGAACAATGCGTACCATGGGCATGGCTTCCGAGGACAAAGACACGTGTGTGAAGCCCATCTCCCGGGCCAGTGCGCCCACCTGCTGCTCGTGCTGGGCCCACCTACAAGGAGAACGCAGGGAGCTCTGTGCTTCCCACCCAACACCCTTCCAGCTTCCCCCTGGACCGGGCCTCCACCCACAATAAGCAGCCCTCACTCACGTGTATGAGTGCATGAGCACCACTGCCAGACTGCGGATGCCCCGAGACAAGAGCCCCTCCAGCTTCCCACGCAGGACCCCCAGATCCACAGGCTGCTGTACCTCTAGCAGGTCCCCTGTACGGCCTGAAAGAGCCCACAGTCCCCATTCGAAAGTTGCTAGGCTCTGTCTACCCCCAAGAACCTCACACAGGCTGTCAGCACCATCCATCCGCACCTTTGACAGGAGATCCAGCTCCTGATTCTCCATGGTAGAGCACCACTCGCTCGTCCACCTCCAGCACCTCCTCATACAGAACCTCTGGCATGGGCACAGCCTGAGGGCAGGCAGGGGCTTAGAAGAGAGCCAGGCCTGAGGGTTCTGTGGGGTCCTGAGTGGATGGGGCAGTGCAGACAAGGGGATGTGTCCCAAAAAGTGAGGTGACAGTCAAAATGGTTCAACAAGCCCCATCTAGGAGGCTTCTCTCTACACCCAGGCACTTAAGTGGGGTGAAACCAACCACCCTACCCCCAGAGGGCAGCTTTTCCCAGGAATCCGAAGGTGAAATCTCCAACCCTTCACTCTGACCAGTGCCGGATTGGACTGGCAGAGTACCGCATGCCTGCGTGGAAGGTCTGGGGACACAGGGTACTGCTAGCAGTACTCAGTCTCTTTTCGGCCTGTCATCTAGTGGATTTAACCATCATTGCTCCACAGCCCTCCCCACAAGGCCTTagctgagaaagggagaggaaggcacACGTTCACCTAACACCCAGCTGGCATGGGAGAGCTCACCAGGTCAAAGAGATCTGCCCGGGCCTGGGTGCCAATATGCAGCAGGTCTCGGAAACCCCGTGTCACGAGCAGCGCCACCCGCTCCCCACGTCGTTCCAGCAGTGCATTGGTGGCCACTGTGGTACCCATGCGGATGCTGGCAATgcggctggtgtccaggggtcgGTCTCGAGGCAGCGACACACCTCCCTCCTGGGGACCACACTGTCAGTGTGAGACCTCAGGCTGggggtctcccccccccccccaccctcgcCCTGGCCCACCTGCTCCAAGATGCGGCGGATGCCCTCTGTGGGTGCATCTGCATAGTTGGCAGGATCCTCTGAGAGCAGCTTCAGGACACGCACATGCCCTCCTGGGCACTGGGCAAAGACATCTGTGAAGGTGCCACCACGGTCGATGGCAAAATGGAATCGCCCTTCTGGGCTGCCCATGGTGGTGTGTCTGGAGTCCAGCAGTATCTCTTCAGCTGGTACCCCTGGGAGAACTGGACAGAAGAGGCTGTCATTAGGAGGGGGCCTGGTTTCTAAACAGAGGCTGGGATGGGATGAAAGTGGATTCCAATTCTAGGAGGTGCCCGGGGGAAGAACCAAAGAGTAACTGTGGGTTTGGTGGGAGCTGCAGGACCAGGTCACAGGGTGGCCTGAGTGACGTCAGAGCCAGGCAAGGCCATCTGCCAGCCCAGTGGTCTGAGAGTCCTGGTGCCAACGGGAGCCCAGGACCTGgagtagagacagaagggccGCGGGACCCTGGAGCCCTTTTATGTTGGCGGAGCCTGGGTTCTTCCCGCAAGAAAAGGCACCCGAGTTGGAGTATGCAGGTAAGAAAGAGCTCCACTTCCcgctttgctcaagcttcccggCCAAGGCCTTAGGACCGCAGGAACCCTACAGAACCGGTACGACGATGGGGCGAGGCGCCGGGGAGACAGGAGATTAGGAACAGCAGAGCCCAGAGAGGGAAGCAGTTAAGGCAATAGCGGAGCAGGTAAGGACTTCCGCACAGACCCCAACCTGCGCAATCGGCTGAGTCTCCCTTGCGTTCTCCCACTGCGCTTCCCGCAGGTCCTGCCCCCACCTCGGGGAGGGGCCTGTGTAGACAcggacccccacccccagcacacacacacacacacacacacacacacacacacacacacacaagcctggcGTGCCTGGCCCTCCGGGTTACGTAAGTGCAGGCCGGGCCTGAGCGCCTCCTCCTTTGCCTGGAGCGATCCATGGATTTAGTGGCTGAGTGGCCCTGCCAGCAAGGGCGGACCCAGCGCTTTGGCTCAAGGGCACCTTGGTTGTGGGAGCTGCTGTACCTCTCTACTTGTTCTGGTTCGCCGCGCGTGGGCTCCCCTGACACCCACCTTTAGGTCTCTATGTAACTGGTTGCGCTGGAAAGTAACAATATTTCTGAAGTACTCAGACTGTTCCCCTGTGTAGGAGGACCCGAGGCaggagatggggtgggtggaAAGGACCCAGCAAGGAACAATGGGAGATAGGAGGATCTAGAAGGGCCCTCCTGCCTCCGGGAAAATCCTCTTATTTCATCACGGAAAGTGACACCAGAGGCCATACAACCCATCGTCAACTCCACAGGTAAAAATGGTTCGGTACGCCTCAATCTGACGTGAGACCAACACACTGCTGGAACTGGTGTTTCCCCTCTCGAGGACCACAGGATGGCTTATCCATGACCTCTTCTCTCCTGTCGGTCTAGCTAGCCCTCAAATGGGCCTAATTCTCAAGAGAAAAAGTGCCTGGACAGAGGCCCCAGCACCACCAGAACTTACAGGCAAGGAGGGCCCggtttgttttcttgttccttGGTGGGGTTTTAGCCTCAGGAGAGCAGATCCTTCTCACTAGGCCAGCATCtctatactttttttaaagacgGGTTCAAGGGAACCTCAATTGTGCTGGCTGGAAGCCCGGTGCCTCTGCAGGCAGGCCAGAGGCTCTGGATTCCAGGGCAGGTGGAAACTATTAACCACGTGTGGTGATGCTGCTGCCCTACAAAGGTGACCCTGAGGAGCAGCTAGCTTCTGGGGCCCTGGGAAGTCAGTTGAACCCACAGACCTTACCCAACATGCTAGGCTGGATACCAGACAGGCTTAGGGCACACACCCAAGCCCCCCAAACTAAGTATACTGCTGTGTACTAGCAGGCTAGGGTATAGGTGAACTgactatgtatttatgtatttggatCACAGGCTCCGGGCCTCACTCCACACTTCAGGCACTGCCTGGTGCCCTCTGGCATTCAAAACCTGTGCTCTCACATCCCTTTCTCATTTTGTGGATGCCCAATTTGCCAGAAGTCCTTTTACTTCAGCTTTCAAAACAAATCCAGAGTAAGTAAGGCctgtggtacaggcctgtaatcacaGAATAGCTTAGTGAGacttttatttcaaaacaaaaaaaaattaagagggcTGAGGGCTTGCTTAATGTACAAGAGTTTTCGTCCTAATATAGATagaaaaagagtgtgtgtgtgtgtgtgtgtgtgagagagagagagagagagagagagagagagagagagagagagagagcatacccAGAACCAGAAGACAGTCTTCCCTCCAGCTCTGCCTTGCAAGAACCTTCTTCTAGTATCCTCTTTCCTCTGCATCCACCTCAGCCAACTAGCGGCCACCTTAAGGCATTTGCACTAGTGGTTCCCTTAGCTTGGAAAGCTTTCCCCCAACCTCATGACTAGTGCGTCATTCCAGCTCTGCTCCATGTCACTTTCTGAGAGCTGTCATCCCCTCTCTCCTGCAGGGGCTTCCAAGagttctttccactctcttccctggACTGGCTCCATCTCACTCTACCTACCACCAGCACCCAACAGGGAACTTCTGGCCACACTCCATAGGGTCAGGCTTTTTGCACGACTTCTCTCCATTTGGGCACACGCTGGATGAGAAATTTCTAAAAGATGCCTTTGGCTCACCTCTCTCAGCATCCTTGAATTTGATTGTCTTACGCCTGGGCAACCGGGGATTGGCAGTCACTTCTGCCAGGAAGCCGGAGCTACAGAAACCCAGGCTGCTACCCCTGCTCCTAAGGACTAGCTTCAGCTCCTGGTTCTCCTGGATGAGCTGCACAAGCCGCCGTAGCTCTTCATTCTCCTGTGCCAGCCGCTGGATCTCCTGTCGCAGGCCCTCATAGCTGCTGAGAAGGGACATGCCCAGGAGCGGGCACAGCAGCTGCCCAGTGGCCAGTGGGCTGGCCAGGAAAAGGAGACTCTGCCATTGTGAGGTCAGCATCTGACCCCCCACCTCTGCATTCCAAGACTGCCAAGGCCCAGTCTGCAGCAGGTTTCAACTGATTTCTGATTTCTGGCTCTGAAGCTTGGACCACCAGTGATGCCCAGACACTGCCATGGGCCTTTTGATTCCTTTATTAAGCTCTTCCTGGAAGATAGAAGTTTCTCTGCCCCAGCCCAGCTTAGGTGTGTCACAGGGGATAATTTGGGCATCTCTACCATTCACTGCCACTGGCCACTGACTATAGCACCTTGGTCTCTACGTGAGATTATGGATCTGGGCAAGTGGGTGTGATATCTGAGGCTGGTGGTAGTGCAGCATCCAAGTAGGTCCAAGTAGGTCGGAGTGGGGGGCATTGGGGCTACCCTGAAAGGGTTTGTGTCAGGCCTCATGTTAGATGGAACTGGACAGCCGTGACCAGGGCAGGTATAGTCTTAATAGACTGAAGAATTCAGTGGGTACATGGAAAGTGCTGATGACAAAGAACTTGGACCAAGCAGCACTGGTCTCACCCACAATGACAACGGATTTGCTTTTTACACTGGACTTTTAGAAAGGACTTTCTTCCATCCAGTCTGTCTTGTCAAAGTACAATTCTGTGCGGTCCCTTTGATTTCCTAACCGTTCCTTCATTGTTGTTTCCTTCAGATCATTTCCCTTTTGCTTGCTTGGCGAGTATAGCTTTCACTTATTCATGTACAGGCTCTCCGTGGATCTCCATGTCCTTTCCACAGCCCAGGAAACTCTTGGCAAGAGTCCTTCGTTTGTGGTGATGTAGAGGATGGGGAAGAATCACCTAGAGCTATGCTGCAGGAGACTGgataccactgagccatctctctagtcccaagcACTGACAATTTAAATAATTCTACAAGGAAACAACCTTAATCCCAGGAAACACAGGATGTTTCAGACACAGAGATTTCGCCCCATATGAACGGCAGGCCCGATGAGATTAAGCACCCAGACAGACATTCTGAACATAGGAGGTGAACTGGATTGGTTAGAATGTCAGGAAGGCCCTGGTAAAGTTCCTGCCGTAGACCCTACCACTGTTTTAAGACCTGcgcataggctggccttgagtctCACGACAGTTAGCTTATGTTATTGGCACATCAGAGGGATAAAGGCAAATTATCTCAGGTATGTCAAATGTCATCCATGGGCCCTTTGAGGAACAGTTCTCTTCTGAGCAGAGACTCAGGGTCGAAAGAGAGGCTATGAAACAGAAATGCTCACCAggtgggcacacacctttaatctcagcagtggcagaggcaggtgaatctctgagttcaaggctagcctggtctactaagtgagttccaggacagttagaagtgttacacagagaaaccctgtctcaaaaaaccaaaaaaaaaaaaaaaaaaaaaaaaaaaaaaagaaaagaaagaaagaaagaaagaaagaaagaaagaaaagcaaggctGAGAGCACAGCTCAGTCAGTTAGAAAAGCACTTACCTAGAATGCACTCGGCCCGTGGAGGCGGGATATCAGCAGTTCATGGTCCTTTCttagctacataggaagttcaaggctaaccttgaGCTCTGTGCTGTAAGCAATATCAAATATAAATCTTTGCTATCAATGCTATTAAACTGTTGTTTAGGACAAGGAATTAGGATTTTTGTCTTCTCtacctgtgaccaggcaagacagtgcagaggttctTCCATTTGCACGCCAAAGGTCAGGATGTCCTAGCTAACTTAACCTTTGTTAAAGCTGCCTGTTGGTGGGAACCCCCTCCACTGGCTGTCCTCTACCCCTAGCTTCTGTTAAGCACCACCTGCCCAGCAAAATGACTGAACGAAGTCTCTGCCCTAAAATCCCCCATGTTCTGGACAGACCGACGTGGGTGTGGTTCCGGTctgctggaataaagactttcagttgGCTGCATACTGTGTGAGTGGCCATCTCTGGTGAGCTCCCAGAACCCACCCGTTAAACTTGGAAAAGTTTTCATCTTCCCTGTAACACCTTTGTTCACTCAAAAGCCCACAGCTCTGTTTTAGGAATTTGATGGCCTGGAGCAGCGACTCCTTTGTCTTTCCTCCGGTTctctttgtgtttgcttttttttttttcctcctcctctggacagggtttctctatacaGACccggctgtcctggcactcactctgtagaccaggctaacctctaactcagagctctacctgcctctgcctccaccgcCCAGCTAGGGCACACCTTCTTGACCAAGAATAAAGTTGGCCTTGTCCAGACACCTTCGTTGGAATGGTGGCCTCTTCTTTGTGACTTCGAACTTATTTCTAACCATGAGGCTGggtctcaaaaagtaaatattgttttaaagtcCAATCCAAAGAAGCCTTGAAAGCAATGAGATATAACAGACCCATAGAAGAACAACCAACTTCTCAGCAGAAACACGCAGGCCAGAAGACAAAAGGACCATACTTGATGGcaggagaaaacaacaacaaaatctatcaAAAAATCATAAGGAcgtgactgctcctaggtatggtggaggaaaAGGTGATATGTTGGAGGGCATAGTCAGAGGCATGgatatctgggagagtccagagtggataTGACCTTGACTTAGCAGGGCCATGtgtgagagggggaggg
Coding sequences within it:
- the LOC118597338 gene encoding uncharacterized protein LOC118597338 — encoded protein: MKVDSNSRRCPGEEPKSNCGFGGSCRTRSQGGLSDVRARQGHLPAQWSESPGANGSPGPGVETEGPRDPGALLCWRSLGSSRKKRHPSWSMQGLPRVLSTLFPGLAPSHSTYHQHPTGNFWPHSIGSGFLHDFSPFGHTLDEKFLKDAFGSPLSASLNLIVLRLGNRGLAVTSARKPELQKPRLLPLLLRTSFSSWFSWMSCTSRRSSSFSCASRWISCRRPS